A section of the Mesobacillus jeotgali genome encodes:
- a CDS encoding DUF2294 domain-containing protein translates to MNKYEAEFSNLVRSFRKKHMGKGPSKITTTFCKKWAICEMEGNLSPVEKFIASANEGKQALRAARTEMVKEMYRKNPPVEMEEFLGCKLVELFVDIDIDRDFGMSIFVFEEDIQEKFNS, encoded by the coding sequence ATGAATAAATACGAGGCAGAATTCAGTAACTTGGTACGTTCCTTCCGTAAAAAACATATGGGTAAAGGCCCAAGCAAAATTACCACTACCTTTTGTAAGAAGTGGGCAATTTGCGAAATGGAAGGGAATCTTTCACCAGTTGAGAAGTTTATCGCATCTGCTAATGAAGGCAAGCAGGCACTGCGGGCAGCCAGAACGGAAATGGTGAAAGAAATGTATCGGAAAAACCCTCCGGTTGAAATGGAAGAATTCCTCGGCTGCAAGCTCGTGGAACTTTTTGTAGATATCGATATCGACCGAGATTTCGGAATGTCCATCTTTGTATTTGAAGAGGATATCCAGGAAAAATTCAACAGCTGA
- a CDS encoding YfhE family protein: MDKNKAPNKGLNTDQNNGLSDTQEVLYAKEFSRAVKAENRYREENQNKKK, encoded by the coding sequence ATGGATAAAAACAAGGCTCCTAACAAAGGGTTGAATACTGACCAGAATAACGGATTGTCTGATACCCAGGAAGTACTTTATGCCAAGGAATTTTCAAGGGCAGTCAAAGCGGAAAATAGGTACAGAGAAGAAAATCAAAATAAAAAGAAATAA
- a CDS encoding amino acid ABC transporter ATP-binding protein, giving the protein MINVKKLNKSFGDLHVLKDVDITVKESDVVCLIGASGSGKSTLLRCLNFLEIKDNGQIIIEGEEINADSHDLNEVRQKIGMVFQHFNLFPHKTVIENIIEAPVHVKGVSKAQAIQEARELLGKVGLADKEKVYPSKLSGGQKQRVAIARALAMKPDIMLFDEPTSALDPELVGEVLATMKELAEEGMTMVVVTHEMGFAREVADWVVYMHGGRIVEVGHPEEIFENPTEERTREFLSKTF; this is encoded by the coding sequence ATGATCAATGTTAAGAAACTGAATAAATCATTTGGCGACCTTCACGTATTGAAGGATGTTGATATAACTGTAAAAGAAAGCGATGTGGTCTGCCTGATCGGTGCGAGCGGGTCTGGTAAAAGTACATTGCTGCGCTGTTTAAACTTTTTGGAAATAAAAGATAATGGTCAAATTATTATTGAAGGAGAAGAAATTAATGCTGATAGCCATGATCTGAACGAAGTTCGCCAGAAGATCGGCATGGTGTTCCAGCACTTCAATTTGTTTCCTCACAAAACCGTTATTGAAAACATTATTGAAGCACCAGTTCATGTAAAGGGTGTCAGCAAGGCACAGGCAATCCAGGAGGCTAGAGAACTTCTAGGCAAGGTTGGACTTGCAGATAAAGAAAAAGTCTATCCATCCAAGCTTTCCGGCGGACAGAAACAGAGGGTTGCAATTGCGAGAGCGTTGGCGATGAAGCCGGATATCATGCTATTCGATGAACCTACATCTGCACTGGACCCAGAACTTGTCGGAGAAGTACTGGCAACCATGAAGGAACTGGCGGAAGAAGGCATGACAATGGTCGTCGTGACCCATGAAATGGGATTTGCCCGTGAGGTGGCGGATTGGGTCGTTTACATGCATGGAGGACGTATTGTTGAAGTTGGGCACCCTGAAGAAATTTTTGAAAATCCAACTGAAGAACGTACACGCGAATTCTTAAGCAAGACATTTTAA
- a CDS encoding L-lactate MFS transporter: protein MKKTKNRWLIAASAVGIHISIGSVYAWSNFTNPLIEEFGWTSKQVQFTFSLAILFLGLSAAFLGHFVEKHGPRKAGLLAAGFFGAGILGSGLAVSLGSLPLLYITYGVLGGIGLGVGYIAPVSTLVKWFPDRRGLATGLAIMGFGFAAAISSPIMDSLIKSVGTANTFYILGAAYFIIMTLSSLYLEKPPVDWAPEGFREKAASGKVKVKKDLSQLTANEAIKTSRFYYLWVMLFINVTCGIAILSAAKPLAEESIGLTTAEAAALVGIMGLFNGFGRIAWASISDYIGRPNTYTIFFATQIVLFMLLPHTKEAFLFQVMLAVVYTMYGGGFSAIPAFIGDIFGTKQLGAIHGYILTAWAAAGLAGPMFAAWMKDTTGSYATSLTFFSGLFVIALAVSILIRRDIQKLRKQNEANERMAG from the coding sequence ATGAAAAAGACTAAGAATCGGTGGCTTATTGCAGCATCAGCGGTCGGTATCCATATTTCCATCGGGTCAGTGTATGCCTGGAGCAACTTTACTAACCCATTAATCGAGGAGTTCGGCTGGACTTCCAAGCAAGTACAATTTACATTCAGCCTTGCCATTTTATTTTTAGGATTATCAGCTGCTTTTCTAGGGCATTTTGTTGAAAAGCACGGTCCGAGAAAAGCTGGGCTTCTCGCTGCAGGCTTTTTCGGGGCAGGCATTTTAGGTTCAGGGCTTGCAGTCAGCCTTGGTTCATTGCCTTTACTGTATATTACTTATGGAGTGTTGGGCGGTATTGGTCTCGGAGTAGGATATATTGCGCCTGTTTCTACTTTGGTGAAGTGGTTTCCGGACAGAAGAGGTCTTGCCACCGGACTTGCGATCATGGGATTTGGCTTTGCAGCAGCAATAAGCAGCCCGATCATGGATTCCTTGATTAAATCAGTTGGAACGGCTAACACTTTTTATATTTTGGGTGCAGCGTATTTTATTATTATGACATTATCTTCCCTTTATCTCGAAAAACCTCCTGTTGATTGGGCTCCAGAAGGGTTCAGGGAAAAAGCCGCGTCAGGCAAGGTGAAGGTAAAGAAGGATCTTTCCCAGCTTACTGCGAATGAAGCGATCAAAACATCCCGTTTTTATTATCTATGGGTAATGCTTTTTATCAACGTAACATGCGGTATCGCCATTTTATCTGCGGCTAAGCCATTAGCTGAAGAGAGTATTGGCTTAACGACTGCAGAAGCAGCAGCACTTGTCGGGATCATGGGTCTTTTTAATGGCTTTGGCCGTATCGCCTGGGCTTCAATTTCAGACTATATCGGACGACCAAATACGTACACAATTTTCTTTGCCACACAAATTGTTTTATTCATGCTATTACCGCATACAAAAGAAGCATTTCTTTTCCAAGTCATGCTGGCTGTAGTATATACGATGTACGGCGGCGGTTTTTCAGCGATTCCTGCATTCATCGGCGACATTTTTGGGACAAAACAGCTAGGAGCGATTCACGGATATATCCTTACTGCATGGGCAGCTGCCGGTCTCGCGGGACCAATGTTCGCAGCATGGATGAAAGACACTACTGGCAGCTATGCAACTAGCTTGACCTTCTTCAGCGGACTTTTTGTTATTGCTCTTGCAGTATCCATTTTAATTCGCCGCGACATCCAGAAACTTCGTAAGCAAAACGAAGCGAATGAAAGAATGGCAGGCTAA
- a CDS encoding manganese catalase family protein, translating to MFYHIKELQYQAKPERPDPVYAKKLQEVLGGQFGEISVALQYLFQGWNTRGDGKYRDLLMDTGTEELAHIEMLSTMIARLLDGAPVGAQEEAAKDPMMKAILGGMNPQHVIVSGLGAMPADSVGNRWTADYIIASGNLLADFRANLNAESQGRLQVARLYNETTDPGVRDMLAWLLARDTMHQNQWIAAIKELEAKENVVVPSTFPKHLEKQEVSYVLFNFSEGDESASGRWASGPSMDGLGTFQYVQNPVPFGPKPKLKPAPPYIHDTLPAVMKDGHMPPNMM from the coding sequence ATGTTTTATCATATAAAAGAGTTACAATATCAAGCAAAGCCCGAAAGGCCCGATCCTGTCTATGCAAAAAAACTACAGGAAGTGCTTGGCGGACAATTCGGGGAAATTTCAGTTGCCCTTCAATATTTGTTTCAGGGATGGAACACCCGCGGTGATGGGAAATATCGCGATCTTCTAATGGATACAGGAACAGAAGAGCTTGCCCATATTGAAATGCTTTCGACTATGATTGCCAGACTTTTGGATGGAGCGCCTGTTGGGGCTCAGGAGGAAGCCGCTAAGGATCCGATGATGAAGGCGATCCTGGGAGGAATGAATCCACAGCATGTCATTGTATCGGGACTTGGAGCAATGCCTGCTGACAGTGTTGGAAACCGCTGGACAGCCGATTATATCATTGCAAGCGGCAATCTCCTTGCAGACTTCAGGGCTAATCTGAATGCTGAATCACAAGGAAGACTGCAGGTTGCCCGATTGTATAATGAAACGACCGACCCTGGTGTAAGGGATATGCTTGCATGGCTGCTGGCAAGGGATACCATGCACCAAAATCAGTGGATTGCGGCTATAAAGGAATTGGAAGCAAAAGAAAATGTGGTGGTACCAAGTACATTCCCGAAACATCTGGAAAAACAGGAAGTATCTTATGTACTCTTCAACTTTTCAGAAGGAGACGAAAGTGCCTCCGGCAGATGGGCAAGCGGACCTAGCATGGATGGCTTAGGAACCTTCCAATATGTCCAGAACCCGGTTCCGTTCGGACCAAAGCCTAAACTTAAACCCGCTCCTCCTTATATCCATGACACCCTCCCAGCAGTGATGAAGGATGGCCATATGCCGCCTAACATGATGTAG
- the fdhD gene encoding formate dehydrogenase accessory sulfurtransferase FdhD, translating to MLENMSDRYTITKYQNGKFLDVEDVIVNEFPLTIYVNDMEFATMVCTPTHFEEMVVGFLASEGVIRSSNDIHSLSIDESRGYAYVMTKVNMTTNQEYYSKRFIGSCCGKSRQFYFHNDARTAKTSMSRTTITAAQSIALMNQMQSSSQVFLETGGVHNAALCSPTEILAVRTDIGRHNALDKLYGYSILNRIPVRDKVIVFSGRISSEVLLKAAKIGVGIVLSKSAPTDLAIKLAKDLNITAVGFIRGKSFNVYSCPERIVD from the coding sequence ATGTTAGAAAATATGAGTGATAGATATACGATTACAAAATATCAAAATGGGAAATTTTTGGATGTAGAAGATGTCATTGTGAATGAGTTTCCACTTACCATTTATGTAAACGATATGGAGTTCGCTACTATGGTTTGCACTCCTACACATTTTGAAGAAATGGTTGTCGGTTTTCTTGCTTCTGAAGGGGTGATCCGTTCAAGCAACGACATCCACTCACTCAGCATCGACGAGAGCAGAGGATATGCTTACGTAATGACCAAAGTAAATATGACGACTAACCAGGAATATTATTCAAAGCGATTTATTGGCTCATGCTGCGGGAAAAGTCGGCAATTTTATTTTCATAATGACGCCAGGACAGCTAAAACTTCCATGTCCAGAACGACCATAACAGCAGCACAAAGCATTGCACTTATGAACCAGATGCAAAGCAGCTCACAGGTTTTTCTTGAAACAGGAGGAGTACATAATGCAGCTCTTTGTTCACCAACCGAAATCCTTGCAGTACGCACCGATATTGGGCGTCATAATGCATTAGATAAGTTATATGGATATAGTATCCTTAACAGGATTCCTGTACGAGATAAAGTCATTGTATTCAGCGGCAGGATTTCTTCTGAAGTATTGTTAAAAGCAGCAAAAATCGGAGTGGGTATAGTATTGTCCAAATCTGCACCAACAGACCTGGCCATCAAATTGGCTAAGGATTTAAATATTACTGCTGTTGGTTTTATCCGGGGAAAATCTTTCAATGTATATTCTTGTCCAGAGAGAATCGTTGATTAA
- a CDS encoding DUF2515 domain-containing protein has translation MVKTEELNQNNVTRTKAYLDFYLRHPEIHWAFLAHMVSRNGGWSMTDLKGELLSRLLSRKEKQSYFSFLERGNWLIFQDAFPQLLLYEESIKRKEPLFSLLRYFNVSFFMETIWDYCWRTPDSAILTTALIINEQNYIEKRVIQNQTFIKEVFKTLEFELQELLSLNHILFPYIDYGILKLAGQAVNQFESLPERIRLGKRLYTILFEKDLLIKAVEWAKEHTHTGSRMDYWPHIFSHVNEGIPSLQYKKKLKTCKLRAGARRIYSPSLKNAWKNVEHEDAGHNEWFSDFRILDYLKDKEEPLIGNIEYDYCQALEKLEMAAFTKKVLSILD, from the coding sequence ATGGTGAAGACGGAGGAACTGAACCAAAACAATGTTACCAGGACAAAGGCATATCTGGATTTCTATTTAAGGCATCCAGAAATCCATTGGGCTTTCCTTGCACATATGGTCTCCCGCAATGGGGGCTGGAGCATGACCGATTTGAAGGGGGAGCTTTTATCAAGATTGCTGTCGAGAAAGGAAAAACAGTCTTATTTTTCTTTTCTGGAAAGAGGGAATTGGCTTATATTCCAGGATGCCTTTCCTCAGCTGCTTCTGTATGAAGAAAGTATCAAGAGGAAGGAACCGTTGTTTTCCCTGCTTCGTTACTTTAATGTTTCATTCTTCATGGAAACAATATGGGATTACTGCTGGAGGACTCCAGATTCCGCAATTCTGACAACAGCCCTTATTATCAATGAACAAAACTATATTGAAAAGAGAGTAATCCAGAACCAAACCTTTATCAAAGAAGTATTCAAAACACTTGAGTTTGAATTGCAGGAGTTGTTGTCATTAAATCATATTTTGTTTCCATATATAGATTATGGAATTCTAAAGCTTGCCGGACAGGCAGTGAACCAGTTTGAATCCTTGCCTGAACGGATACGGCTGGGGAAGAGGCTATACACAATTTTATTTGAAAAGGATCTATTGATTAAGGCAGTGGAATGGGCTAAAGAACACACTCACACTGGCTCAAGAATGGATTATTGGCCTCACATTTTCAGCCATGTGAATGAGGGCATTCCCAGCCTGCAATACAAAAAGAAATTGAAGACCTGCAAGCTGCGGGCAGGAGCGAGGAGAATCTATAGCCCGAGTCTGAAGAATGCCTGGAAAAATGTTGAACATGAAGATGCCGGCCATAACGAATGGTTCAGTGACTTTCGTATTTTGGATTATTTAAAGGACAAGGAAGAACCGTTGATTGGGAATATTGAATATGATTACTGTCAGGCTTTAGAGAAACTGGAAATGGCTGCATTTACGAAAAAAGTTCTGTCGATATTGGATTAG
- a CDS encoding transporter substrate-binding domain-containing protein, which translates to MKKLLSLFILVVTLTGLLAACGSDEKTSGEGGMDLAEEGKFTFASSGEFKPFSVTSGGGKMSGFDIDVAEAVAKELGLEPNQQKFKFASIVEGVKSGRFDAAVASHTINEERLKHVDFSTPYYYSGPQIFVRPDSDVQKLSDLKGKEIAVSKGSTYAKSAEEVTDNIVLYDSDVTALEALANKRHDAVITDFVTGKEAIGAGLKIEGRELLGRSEQAIAIAKDNDELLKKVNEALETLRENGTLKKISEKYFGEDITAKPEE; encoded by the coding sequence GTGAAGAAATTGTTATCATTATTCATTTTAGTGGTGACCCTTACAGGTCTCCTTGCTGCATGTGGCAGTGATGAAAAAACATCCGGTGAAGGCGGTATGGATCTCGCTGAGGAAGGAAAGTTTACATTTGCTTCTTCTGGTGAATTCAAGCCATTCAGCGTGACAAGTGGCGGAGGCAAGATGTCCGGTTTTGATATCGATGTTGCCGAAGCAGTGGCAAAAGAACTGGGTCTTGAACCAAACCAGCAGAAATTCAAGTTTGCCAGTATTGTTGAAGGAGTCAAGTCAGGACGTTTCGATGCGGCTGTTGCCAGCCATACCATAAATGAAGAGCGTTTAAAGCATGTTGATTTTTCAACTCCGTACTACTATTCAGGACCGCAAATCTTTGTTAGGCCTGACAGCGATGTTCAAAAACTTTCGGATTTAAAAGGAAAGGAAATCGCAGTTTCGAAAGGTTCAACCTATGCAAAATCGGCAGAAGAGGTAACAGATAACATTGTGCTTTATGATAGTGACGTAACAGCGTTGGAAGCATTGGCCAATAAAAGGCACGACGCTGTCATAACGGACTTTGTTACAGGAAAAGAAGCAATTGGTGCCGGTCTTAAAATCGAAGGCAGAGAGCTTCTTGGCCGAAGCGAGCAGGCAATTGCTATAGCCAAAGACAATGATGAATTACTGAAAAAAGTCAACGAAGCATTGGAAACTTTGAGAGAAAATGGAACGTTGAAAAAAATCAGTGAAAAATACTTCGGTGAAGACATAACAGCCAAGCCGGAGGAATAA
- a CDS encoding acetolactate synthase large subunit: MKTSDLLVQCLETEGVRCVFGIFGKEVLDIADSLSRSTSIQYVPVRHEQGAAFMADVYGRVSGKPGVCLATLGPGATNLLTGVASATLDGSPVVAITGQAGMERQHKQTHQFIDVVKIFEPVTKWSVQIKQSETVPEIIHNAFRKAESEKPGAVLVELPENLASEAISRKAMFKRSAPSVVPSMKEIEETELILKQCQKPFILIGNGVIRQGASEAFQTFAEKLKIPVANSFMAKGVLPKSHPLNYFTFGFKENDLVSEGIVEADLLIVIGMDMIESLPKDWNKNKVPVVHIHSREAECDEYYPVCSQLIGDLEQIFKLLINRDIVSKEWVPANSLKERILQDSQAFWNEETISRQPLTTRNILHVIEKHTDKNTIVLSDVGEHKMKIARHFHPDWPGQLIISNGLASMGIALPGSIGAKLAGPEKKVICITGDGGLLMNVGEIETAKRLGLAFVIICLNDSMLKIEKQMMEKKFGHSYGVSFSNPDFVQLAESFGIKGVRANDLKELDNLLAHEVSSQEGIVLIDVPISE; this comes from the coding sequence TTTGCTTGTTCAATGTTTGGAAACGGAAGGCGTAAGATGCGTTTTTGGGATATTCGGCAAGGAAGTATTAGATATTGCAGACTCATTGTCGAGATCAACATCAATCCAATATGTTCCTGTTCGCCACGAGCAGGGTGCAGCATTTATGGCCGATGTATATGGGAGGGTATCGGGAAAACCTGGCGTTTGCCTGGCTACCCTTGGTCCTGGTGCCACAAATTTATTAACAGGTGTGGCAAGTGCCACATTGGATGGCTCACCTGTTGTAGCGATAACTGGGCAAGCTGGGATGGAAAGACAGCATAAACAGACTCATCAATTTATTGATGTAGTGAAAATCTTTGAACCAGTAACGAAATGGTCAGTGCAAATTAAACAGTCAGAAACGGTTCCAGAAATTATCCATAACGCTTTTCGGAAAGCAGAAAGTGAAAAACCTGGAGCCGTGCTTGTAGAGTTACCAGAGAACCTGGCATCAGAGGCTATTTCCAGAAAAGCTATGTTTAAAAGATCTGCTCCAAGTGTCGTCCCGTCGATGAAGGAAATCGAAGAAACAGAATTAATTCTTAAACAGTGTCAAAAACCTTTTATCCTCATTGGAAACGGCGTAATTAGGCAAGGGGCTAGCGAGGCCTTCCAAACTTTTGCTGAAAAGCTTAAAATACCAGTAGCAAACAGCTTTATGGCCAAAGGGGTCTTGCCAAAAAGTCATCCTCTTAATTACTTTACCTTTGGATTCAAAGAGAATGATTTAGTATCAGAGGGAATAGTTGAGGCAGATCTGCTTATTGTGATTGGAATGGACATGATTGAAAGCCTTCCGAAAGACTGGAATAAAAATAAGGTTCCCGTTGTGCATATTCATTCTCGGGAGGCTGAGTGCGATGAATATTATCCTGTATGCAGTCAATTGATTGGTGATTTGGAACAAATCTTTAAGCTTCTGATAAATAGGGATATAGTTTCTAAAGAGTGGGTTCCCGCCAACAGTCTCAAAGAAAGGATATTGCAGGACAGCCAAGCATTCTGGAATGAAGAAACGATAAGTAGACAGCCTCTAACAACCAGGAATATTCTCCATGTAATAGAAAAGCATACTGACAAAAACACCATTGTCCTATCTGATGTTGGTGAACACAAAATGAAAATAGCACGTCACTTCCATCCTGACTGGCCAGGGCAATTAATCATTTCAAATGGGCTTGCATCCATGGGAATCGCGTTGCCAGGATCGATAGGGGCAAAATTGGCTGGGCCAGAAAAGAAAGTTATATGTATAACAGGAGATGGAGGACTCTTGATGAACGTGGGGGAAATTGAAACGGCAAAAAGATTAGGATTAGCTTTTGTGATCATTTGTTTGAATGATTCGATGCTGAAGATTGAAAAACAGATGATGGAAAAAAAGTTTGGCCACAGTTATGGTGTAAGTTTCAGCAATCCGGATTTTGTTCAACTGGCAGAGAGCTTTGGGATAAAGGGTGTAAGGGCGAATGACCTTAAGGAACTTGACAACCTTCTTGCCCATGAAGTCTCATCACAGGAAGGAATTGTATTGATTGATGTACCAATCAGTGAGTAA
- a CDS encoding amino acid ABC transporter permease produces MPSLSHVIEVFFDTYDIFLKGMLLTLQVTAVSILIAIFIGLLFAFLKISGIKVLEWIADAYIYLVRGTPLIVQIFIFYFGMTSFNISAFWSVALGLAFHNGAYIAEIFRGTIQSIDKGQMEAGRSLGMSRSLTMRRIILPQAFRRALPPLGNQFIIGLKDSSLAAFIGMYELFNVATTKGANNFDNMTYLLIVAIYYLFLVYLISALVGLLEKKLSVSD; encoded by the coding sequence TTGCCAAGTCTATCGCATGTTATAGAAGTCTTTTTTGACACGTATGATATTTTCCTCAAAGGTATGCTGCTAACATTGCAGGTAACAGCAGTGTCGATTTTAATTGCTATTTTCATAGGTTTGTTATTCGCCTTTTTAAAAATTTCAGGAATCAAGGTACTGGAATGGATTGCCGATGCCTATATTTATCTGGTCAGGGGAACCCCGTTAATTGTACAGATCTTCATCTTCTATTTTGGAATGACGAGTTTTAATATCTCCGCGTTCTGGTCAGTAGCCCTAGGTCTTGCTTTCCATAACGGTGCATATATCGCAGAAATCTTCAGAGGAACTATTCAATCCATTGACAAAGGCCAAATGGAAGCAGGCCGTTCTCTTGGAATGAGCAGATCCCTTACAATGAGAAGAATCATCCTTCCACAGGCTTTCCGACGTGCCTTGCCTCCACTTGGGAATCAATTCATCATCGGCCTCAAGGATTCATCTTTAGCAGCATTCATAGGAATGTATGAACTATTCAATGTAGCGACAACAAAAGGAGCAAATAATTTTGACAATATGACATATCTGCTCATTGTTGCTATATACTACCTATTCCTGGTTTATCTGATATCTGCTCTAGTTGGACTGCTTGAGAAAAAACTATCCGTAAGTGATTAA
- a CDS encoding FdhF/YdeP family oxidoreductase — MGKTKHPGPQKKEAMPAPKHWVSPIPFGLGKVKPKHIRDTMKTLWDNRDNFGYATNILTKGVCDGCALGVSGLHDQTLTGPHICTTRLNVLRLNTAGAINPEILHADIDELRKYDSTQLRKLGRIPYPLIRRKGERSFSRITWDEAMDMIAEKMKKLDPKQYAFYLTSRGITNESYYVAGKVSRFLGTNNIDNASRICHSPSKTALKRSIGVGASTSNYLDWIGTDVLLFWGSVASNSSPVSSKYMLEAKKKGTKIIVVNPYKEPAMDEYWIPSNPESALFGTKIADDFYQVNIGGDIAFMHGIMKHWFDMEKMMYGSAINHEFVKEHVNGYQELKAKVQSQGWEEIVASSGISKERIIELAELLANSKNAVYAWALGLTMHSFATDNISQVANLALLRGHLGRKHAGLMPFRGHSSVQGSGEMGADPFVLPGGDFYGENIKRIEDLWGFELPEWQGDIVGVTLENTLLPEDHERKIKMYYLSGGNFLETMPDPNFVEKALSELDIRVHQDIILNTSTLVDAMEAVIVLPAKTRYEQEGGGTSTSTERMVYFSPEIEGNKNQVEEARAEWKIYVDLAKRVKPETAHLVDFQDAQEIRNEIAKANPNYNGIQHLKKAGDVFQWGGAWLCEDGICPTPDGRGNLISVDIPDLGKKEGQFIVTSRRGKQFNSMVYNEVDPLNGAGRYDVLMNAEDAQDLSIAEGEGIVLYNGFGVFQGRAKFVDISRGNVQVHFPEGNFLLPRGRYEKYAGIPDYNITVTLEKADRFNARKDVEHYEKRIEDDELDAPA, encoded by the coding sequence ATGGGAAAAACAAAACATCCAGGACCACAGAAAAAAGAGGCAATGCCTGCACCCAAGCACTGGGTCAGCCCAATTCCTTTTGGACTAGGCAAGGTTAAGCCGAAACATATAAGAGATACCATGAAAACACTTTGGGACAATCGGGATAACTTTGGCTATGCGACCAACATCCTGACCAAAGGAGTATGTGATGGATGCGCTCTTGGCGTATCTGGACTACATGACCAGACTTTGACCGGCCCCCATATTTGTACGACCAGATTAAACGTCCTCAGGCTTAATACTGCCGGGGCAATTAATCCGGAAATCCTGCATGCGGACATTGATGAACTAAGAAAATATGACAGTACCCAGCTGCGTAAATTAGGACGCATCCCCTACCCTTTGATCCGCAGAAAAGGCGAGCGGAGTTTTTCTCGTATTACTTGGGATGAAGCAATGGACATGATTGCAGAGAAGATGAAAAAGCTGGATCCAAAACAATATGCTTTTTATCTTACAAGCCGTGGAATTACAAATGAATCCTACTATGTTGCAGGTAAAGTATCCCGTTTCCTTGGGACCAATAATATTGACAATGCCAGCCGTATTTGCCATTCACCTTCCAAAACCGCTTTGAAACGCTCTATTGGTGTGGGCGCTTCTACTTCAAATTATCTGGATTGGATTGGAACCGACGTTCTGCTATTCTGGGGCAGCGTAGCTTCAAACAGCTCCCCTGTTTCATCTAAGTACATGCTTGAAGCAAAGAAAAAAGGAACAAAAATAATCGTCGTCAATCCATATAAAGAGCCGGCAATGGATGAATATTGGATTCCTTCAAATCCTGAATCAGCCTTGTTTGGAACAAAGATTGCTGATGACTTTTATCAGGTCAATATTGGCGGGGATATCGCCTTTATGCACGGAATCATGAAGCACTGGTTTGATATGGAGAAAATGATGTACGGTTCTGCCATCAACCATGAATTTGTCAAGGAACATGTAAATGGATATCAAGAATTAAAAGCTAAAGTTCAGAGTCAAGGCTGGGAAGAGATTGTAGCCTCCTCTGGCATTTCTAAAGAACGTATAATTGAACTTGCGGAACTGCTCGCTAACAGCAAGAATGCCGTTTATGCATGGGCCCTTGGTTTAACAATGCACTCATTCGCAACAGATAACATTTCACAAGTGGCCAACCTGGCGTTGCTCCGAGGCCACCTTGGCCGAAAGCATGCCGGCCTTATGCCATTCCGCGGACACTCTTCCGTTCAAGGCAGCGGTGAAATGGGTGCGGATCCCTTCGTTCTGCCTGGCGGAGATTTTTATGGAGAGAACATTAAGCGCATTGAAGACCTATGGGGATTTGAACTTCCTGAATGGCAAGGCGACATTGTCGGGGTTACTCTGGAAAATACTTTACTCCCCGAAGATCATGAACGAAAAATCAAAATGTACTATCTTTCTGGAGGTAATTTCCTTGAAACGATGCCAGATCCAAATTTTGTCGAGAAAGCATTATCCGAATTGGACATCCGTGTCCACCAGGATATCATTTTAAATACTTCTACTCTGGTAGACGCGATGGAAGCTGTCATTGTCCTCCCTGCAAAAACCCGTTATGAGCAGGAGGGCGGAGGAACATCCACATCTACTGAGCGTATGGTTTATTTCAGTCCTGAAATCGAAGGCAATAAAAACCAGGTTGAAGAAGCACGTGCTGAATGGAAAATCTACGTTGATCTAGCCAAGCGGGTCAAACCTGAAACAGCACACTTGGTGGACTTCCAAGATGCCCAGGAAATAAGGAATGAAATTGCGAAGGCCAACCCTAACTATAACGGCATCCAACACCTGAAAAAAGCCGGCGATGTTTTCCAATGGGGCGGTGCCTGGTTGTGCGAAGATGGAATTTGTCCAACTCCAGATGGGAGAGGAAATCTGATTTCGGTCGATATTCCGGATCTAGGCAAAAAGGAAGGCCAATTCATCGTAACCTCAAGACGCGGAAAACAATTTAATTCAATGGTGTACAATGAGGTCGATCCTCTTAATGGAGCTGGACGCTATGACGTCTTGATGAATGCCGAAGATGCCCAGGACCTTAGCATAGCTGAAGGAGAAGGAATAGTTCTTTACAACGGCTTCGGTGTTTTCCAGGGAAGAGCAAAATTCGTGGACATATCGCGCGGTAATGTGCAGGTGCACTTCCCTGAAGGAAACTTCCTGCTGCCAAGAGGACGCTATGAAAAGTACGCCGGTATTCCGGACTACAATATTACTGTCACACTTGAAAAGGCAGACCGCTTCAACGCCCGGAAAGATGTTGAACACTATGAAAAGCGAATTGAAGATGATGAACTTGATGCACCGGCTTAA